The Vibrio echinoideorum genome includes a region encoding these proteins:
- a CDS encoding Lcl C-terminal domain-containing protein: MFTLIQKVLITAACCTATAPFAQTAPTTTTTSNDRASYPVVSIDSTQYKNNNDNTVTDKITGLMWQKDYKVLSFKEAIEYAESANVGGYNDWRVPNIKELYSLILFTGIDASNRDMYKVPDGAKPFIDIDSFDFAYGTNGKRVIDSQYITTSVYTGKVMGKDKAVFGVNFADGRIKGYPLVHPRTKQDNKFTVRLVRGNTDYGKNNFQENNDQTVTDFATQLMWAKQDSKKAMDWSEAKEWIGQLNTEEYLGHSDWRLPNIKELQTIVDYTRSPQATDSAAISPVFSISSIKDEQGDLNYPAFWSSTTHLRVGPKSQSQAAYFCFGECLGYMKRPNSKARTLLDVHGAGAQRAEPKTGNAKDYPNGHGPQGDVIRIENYVRAVRDLS; the protein is encoded by the coding sequence ATGTTCACTTTAATCCAAAAAGTTCTTATCACGGCAGCTTGCTGTACAGCGACTGCTCCTTTTGCCCAAACAGCGCCAACAACAACAACAACGTCAAATGATCGAGCAAGTTACCCTGTCGTTTCGATAGACAGCACTCAGTATAAGAATAACAACGACAACACTGTCACCGATAAGATTACAGGCTTAATGTGGCAGAAAGACTATAAAGTGTTGAGCTTTAAAGAAGCCATTGAATATGCAGAATCGGCGAATGTTGGTGGTTATAACGATTGGCGAGTCCCCAATATTAAGGAATTGTATTCACTAATATTGTTTACAGGCATCGATGCAAGTAATCGAGATATGTATAAGGTTCCTGATGGCGCAAAGCCTTTCATTGATATCGATTCCTTTGATTTTGCTTACGGTACGAATGGAAAGCGAGTAATTGATTCACAGTACATAACCACATCTGTTTATACCGGTAAAGTTATGGGCAAAGACAAAGCGGTCTTTGGCGTTAACTTTGCAGATGGACGAATCAAAGGGTATCCACTTGTTCACCCGCGCACCAAGCAAGATAACAAGTTTACGGTGCGTTTAGTTCGTGGAAATACCGATTACGGCAAAAACAACTTTCAAGAGAACAACGACCAAACAGTCACTGATTTTGCAACACAACTCATGTGGGCAAAGCAAGACAGTAAAAAAGCTATGGATTGGTCAGAGGCTAAAGAGTGGATAGGCCAACTCAACACTGAGGAATACTTGGGTCATAGCGATTGGCGTTTACCTAATATTAAGGAACTTCAAACGATTGTCGATTATACCCGCTCGCCTCAAGCAACAGATTCTGCTGCGATTAGCCCTGTATTTTCTATATCCTCAATCAAAGATGAGCAGGGAGACCTGAACTATCCTGCATTTTGGAGTAGCACCACCCATCTCCGTGTTGGACCGAAGTCTCAATCACAAGCGGCCTACTTCTGTTTCGGCGAATGCTTAGGATATATGAAGAGACCAAACTCAAAGGCTCGCACCCTACTTGATGTACATGGCGCAGGCGCTCAACGAGCCGAGCCTAAAACAGGCAATGCGAAAGATTATCCGAATGGGCACGGGCCTCAAGGTGATGTCATTCGTATTGAAAACTACGTTCGTGCTGTTCGTGATTTATCTTAG
- the rplY gene encoding 50S ribosomal protein L25, translating to MKFEAVVRTELGKGASRRLRHTGKFPAVIYGGEAAAVAIELVHAEVINQMDKPEFYEAITLLIDGAEVKVKPQDVQRHAFKPKVEHMDFIRI from the coding sequence ATGAAATTTGAAGCAGTCGTACGTACTGAACTAGGTAAAGGTGCGAGCCGCCGCCTACGTCACACTGGTAAATTCCCAGCAGTAATCTACGGTGGCGAAGCAGCAGCTGTAGCTATCGAACTTGTTCACGCTGAAGTGATCAACCAAATGGATAAGCCTGAATTCTACGAAGCAATCACTCTACTGATTGACGGCGCAGAAGTTAAGGTTAAGCCGCAAGACGTTCAACGTCACGCGTTCAAGCCTAAAGTTGAGCACATGGACTTCATCCGTATCTAA
- a CDS encoding type II secretion system protein, which produces MKKNGFTLIELVVVIVILGILAVTAAPRFLNVSTDSHIAVVKGTGASFKTGVDLAYSKNLISNGGGASTNVPIYDNSATGQLDFNEWGYPAQQWHLPEESPRLDNAEDCISVWGALLLDPPSVSSFNSPEATDYIAEYIQTDQCIYHYRVVPGVSIDYNSMDGDVTVDDEPDN; this is translated from the coding sequence ATGAAAAAGAACGGTTTTACACTTATTGAGCTTGTTGTCGTTATTGTGATCCTTGGAATACTCGCCGTAACTGCTGCTCCAAGGTTCCTCAACGTAAGTACTGATTCTCATATTGCAGTTGTGAAAGGCACTGGCGCTTCTTTTAAAACAGGTGTCGATCTTGCCTATTCAAAAAATTTAATCTCAAACGGTGGTGGTGCTTCCACGAACGTCCCTATCTATGATAACTCCGCGACCGGCCAGCTTGACTTCAATGAATGGGGATATCCAGCCCAACAATGGCACTTACCCGAAGAATCTCCAAGATTAGATAACGCTGAAGACTGCATTTCGGTATGGGGCGCACTGCTCCTCGATCCACCTAGTGTTTCGAGCTTCAATTCACCAGAAGCAACCGACTACATAGCAGAGTATATACAGACGGATCAGTGTATCTATCATTATCGAGTCGTACCGGGAGTATCCATTGACTACAACTCAATGGATGGTGACGTCACTGTAGACGATGAACCGGATAACTAA
- a CDS encoding GNAT family N-acetyltransferase, producing the protein MQVSIRPAMPNELAIIYALVVSNDEWTKFNGPYFPYSPPSLEEFGSCSFQRLLNGSDLQLVVVDGVPVGSVSSYWECEETRWLEAGVVIYDSKYWGKGIAALALPLWVSHLFENKQIERVGLTTWSGNPRMMSLALKLGFQQEARLRKVRFYQDEYYDSVKYGLLRCEWLESNSLII; encoded by the coding sequence ATGCAAGTAAGTATTAGGCCCGCCATGCCAAACGAATTGGCAATTATTTATGCTCTGGTTGTCTCAAACGATGAGTGGACGAAGTTTAACGGCCCTTATTTTCCATACTCACCTCCATCACTAGAAGAGTTTGGAAGTTGCTCGTTTCAACGGTTACTCAATGGATCCGACTTACAGTTGGTGGTTGTAGACGGTGTGCCTGTTGGAAGTGTGAGTAGTTACTGGGAATGTGAGGAAACTCGTTGGCTAGAAGCCGGTGTTGTTATTTATGATTCTAAATATTGGGGTAAAGGTATTGCTGCGCTGGCTCTTCCGCTTTGGGTTTCTCACCTATTCGAAAACAAGCAGATAGAGCGTGTAGGATTGACCACTTGGTCGGGTAATCCGCGGATGATGTCACTGGCGTTGAAGTTGGGTTTTCAACAAGAAGCGAGACTGAGAAAAGTACGATTTTACCAAGACGAGTATTATGATTCCGTTAAGTATGGCCTGTTGCGTTGTGAGTGGTTGGAAAGCAATTCACTTATTATTTGA
- a CDS encoding RDD family protein: MYANKYSNFWRRFFAIWIDSIVFLPLEWIDDYVLSGVISSGGVFAWGAAYSLIGITYYVGMHAKYGQTIGKMVTRVKVVDVSESRNLTLKQSCMRDIVPIMLIPFNLYTYTQLSFYDQTWESLEQGRAFIFVGYAMIGWVLLEFISMLFNHKRRAIHDFIAGSVVVKKV; encoded by the coding sequence ATGTACGCCAATAAGTATTCAAATTTTTGGAGACGCTTCTTTGCTATCTGGATCGATTCCATTGTATTTTTGCCATTGGAGTGGATAGACGATTATGTGCTTTCTGGCGTGATAAGTTCGGGTGGAGTGTTTGCTTGGGGAGCTGCGTACTCACTCATTGGTATTACTTACTACGTTGGTATGCACGCTAAATATGGACAAACGATCGGCAAGATGGTCACCCGAGTCAAAGTAGTGGATGTATCTGAAAGCAGAAACCTAACCCTCAAACAATCTTGTATGAGAGATATTGTCCCAATCATGCTTATACCTTTTAATCTCTATACTTATACGCAACTGTCGTTCTACGACCAAACCTGGGAAAGCTTAGAGCAAGGCCGAGCCTTTATTTTTGTTGGTTACGCAATGATAGGTTGGGTTCTTTTAGAGTTCATCTCTATGTTGTTTAATCACAAACGCAGAGCGATTCACGACTTCATTGCGGGCTCTGTTGTCGTAAAGAAAGTCTAA
- a CDS encoding VOC family protein — MQMNPIGWFEIYVDDMARAKAFYEAVFKVTLEKLDNETGIDIEMWVFPCEMDSYGATGALCSMSGVKAGGNSTMVYFSCEDCATEASLAAENGGVLQVPKMAIGQHGFISVVSDTEGNTIGLHSMS; from the coding sequence ATGCAAATGAATCCGATTGGTTGGTTTGAAATCTATGTTGATGATATGGCGAGAGCGAAAGCTTTTTACGAGGCTGTCTTTAAAGTGACGCTTGAAAAGTTGGATAATGAAACTGGAATCGACATTGAAATGTGGGTATTTCCTTGTGAGATGGACAGTTACGGCGCAACAGGGGCGCTGTGCTCTATGTCTGGTGTCAAAGCGGGTGGCAACAGTACTATGGTTTACTTCTCTTGCGAGGACTGTGCGACTGAAGCAAGCTTAGCTGCGGAGAATGGTGGTGTCTTACAGGTGCCGAAAATGGCCATTGGTCAACATGGTTTTATTAGTGTTGTCAGTGATACTGAAGGCAACACGATAGGGCTGCATTCGATGAGTTAA
- a CDS encoding DNA alkylation repair protein, whose amino-acid sequence MNIVETVKLHLSDVGYPEASVKTGQVRSISALVFKTIKNKDISNVLSLCTQLLEEMDWALGVIAYDWAFRVRKQYSKETFSIFEHWLFHYVTDWNDCDDFCTHAFGELLSQYNELFEMTTKWVDHSNFAVRRAAAVVLIYPINKNRYSSLNPFKVADLLIKDEHDLVQKGYGWMLKVLSQKEPELVIRYLKAKHIVMPRVALRYAIEKLDDKTKRELMSL is encoded by the coding sequence ATGAATATCGTTGAAACGGTAAAGCTTCATCTTTCAGACGTTGGTTATCCAGAGGCCAGTGTTAAAACAGGGCAGGTTCGATCTATATCGGCACTCGTTTTTAAAACCATCAAAAACAAAGACATCTCCAATGTTTTGTCCTTGTGTACTCAATTGCTTGAAGAAATGGATTGGGCGTTAGGCGTTATTGCTTACGACTGGGCTTTTAGAGTAAGAAAACAATATTCAAAAGAAACGTTCTCCATATTTGAACATTGGTTATTCCACTACGTTACCGACTGGAATGATTGTGATGACTTCTGCACTCATGCGTTTGGTGAGTTATTGTCTCAATACAATGAGTTGTTCGAGATGACAACTAAATGGGTCGACCATTCTAATTTCGCTGTGCGACGAGCAGCAGCTGTTGTCTTAATTTATCCAATCAATAAGAATAGGTACTCAAGTTTGAACCCCTTTAAAGTGGCTGATTTGTTGATTAAAGATGAACATGATCTTGTGCAAAAAGGCTATGGTTGGATGCTAAAAGTGCTCAGTCAAAAAGAGCCTGAATTGGTTATTCGTTATTTAAAGGCCAAGCATATCGTAATGCCACGAGTCGCTTTGCGTTACGCGATTGAAAAATTGGATGATAAAACTAAGCGAGAGTTAATGTCACTTTAA
- a CDS encoding TIGR03643 family protein: MKLSKESESRIIEMAWEDRTPFEAIELQFGLNESEVIRFMRGRLKLGSFKLWRSRVSGRSTKHLKLRSSDVSRGYCPTQYKQR; the protein is encoded by the coding sequence ATGAAGTTATCGAAAGAGAGTGAATCAAGAATTATTGAAATGGCGTGGGAAGACAGAACGCCATTTGAAGCCATAGAACTGCAATTTGGTTTGAATGAATCTGAGGTGATTCGCTTTATGCGTGGCAGATTAAAGCTGGGAAGCTTCAAGTTATGGCGTTCACGTGTTTCTGGGCGATCAACAAAGCATTTAAAGCTTCGTAGCTCGGATGTTTCGAGAGGCTATTGCCCGACTCAGTATAAGCAGCGTTAA
- a CDS encoding LssY C-terminal domain-containing protein: MFDGLGLFLGALGDALIGPNLFIPGEPFFIAAGFQLYSGAWMALVLVMLGGFIGDQLSYFIGSKWGATAQKKLIKFRPKTRRLIARCRYLIAKKGSYIIVVARLLGPIAWVVPFIAGSHRVKWSSFTLFSSIGLLLGGGQFIAWGMLLAHGVEQFPLLSSVKIFLTEHQSLVVGLVVVIAFVAIGYKLKWRRLTLKTSTLLVAWLCYANYAHFFWKADDFKTQQASAEMVSINLEEVTYKAFPGLSPVYDAQAINVVYVGESPRELMNQLGWIENQTFSRNEIEWTHYLALLKANTPPVSDLYWRNQPQDMAFQLPGNLMKRSHIRWWNAGLDSNSNQLKWLGAISYDDGLKVTPYSGIVTILHKIDPNVDEERDRFAEQIKSTYPNIGVVNLPLANAEALNDNHDYYTDGQILMIGATTYGTESPALNVAVNDI, from the coding sequence ATGTTTGATGGACTAGGGTTGTTTTTGGGTGCGTTAGGTGATGCACTCATTGGCCCGAACCTATTTATACCGGGAGAGCCCTTTTTTATCGCTGCGGGCTTTCAATTGTATTCAGGTGCATGGATGGCGTTGGTGCTAGTGATGCTAGGTGGTTTCATCGGCGATCAGCTGAGTTACTTTATTGGTTCTAAATGGGGTGCAACAGCACAAAAGAAACTCATAAAATTTCGTCCTAAAACCAGAAGGTTAATTGCACGGTGCCGTTACTTAATCGCAAAGAAAGGCAGTTACATTATTGTGGTTGCACGCCTTCTTGGGCCTATTGCCTGGGTAGTCCCTTTTATTGCGGGCTCTCATCGCGTTAAGTGGAGCAGTTTTACGCTGTTTTCATCGATAGGTTTGTTGCTTGGTGGTGGGCAATTTATCGCTTGGGGTATGTTGCTGGCTCATGGTGTTGAACAGTTTCCATTATTGAGTTCGGTAAAGATATTTCTTACTGAGCATCAAAGCCTAGTAGTTGGCTTAGTTGTTGTTATTGCTTTTGTCGCCATCGGATATAAGCTCAAGTGGCGTAGACTCACGCTAAAAACCAGTACCCTTTTGGTCGCTTGGTTATGCTACGCAAATTACGCGCATTTTTTCTGGAAAGCCGATGATTTTAAAACTCAACAAGCTTCAGCTGAAATGGTCTCTATTAATTTAGAAGAAGTGACTTATAAAGCGTTCCCTGGCTTATCTCCGGTTTACGATGCACAAGCGATCAATGTTGTGTATGTCGGGGAATCCCCCCGTGAATTGATGAATCAGCTTGGCTGGATAGAGAATCAAACTTTTTCTCGAAATGAGATTGAATGGACACATTATTTAGCTTTGTTAAAGGCGAATACGCCACCGGTTTCTGACTTGTATTGGCGAAATCAGCCTCAAGATATGGCATTTCAATTGCCTGGGAATCTGATGAAAAGAAGCCACATACGTTGGTGGAACGCAGGGCTAGACAGTAATAGCAATCAACTTAAGTGGTTAGGGGCAATCAGCTACGATGATGGGCTTAAAGTGACGCCGTACTCAGGTATTGTCACCATACTTCATAAAATTGACCCTAATGTTGATGAAGAACGGGATAGGTTTGCTGAACAGATAAAGTCGACCTACCCAAATATTGGAGTAGTAAACCTGCCACTCGCCAATGCGGAAGCTCTGAATGATAATCACGATTACTATACTGATGGTCAAATCTTGATGATTGGGGCGACGACATATGGCACTGAATCGCCAGCTTTAAATGTGGCGGTGAACGACATATAG
- a CDS encoding nucleotidyltransferase domain-containing protein yields the protein MQEKSRGLDREGFIQNLYSPKNIAPVFQDVVSAVVDSLLRELPGQVDGIYLYGSVPRGTAIVGSSDLDVSIVLATPVGQREKEVFNRISDTIPKAYTQVSKLDIDPGFLRDVLLPQEKYHWHFWLKHCCCCIWGNDLSIKFPRYKPSNEIAQALNSDLSTFLKQMTLSFKTMTDADVVKVIGKKLVRAAYYFVAEKDGSWYTNLTLCAAVAKRYYPNQSDDIELAYQYALGNLISKTEAFELYERLSKELTRE from the coding sequence ATGCAGGAGAAATCTAGAGGGCTCGATAGAGAAGGGTTTATCCAAAATCTTTATTCGCCAAAGAACATAGCGCCAGTATTTCAAGACGTGGTGTCAGCAGTCGTTGATTCGTTGCTAAGAGAGCTCCCAGGTCAAGTTGATGGTATCTACCTGTATGGAAGCGTGCCTAGAGGAACTGCCATTGTTGGTAGCTCTGATTTGGATGTTTCTATCGTACTCGCTACGCCTGTTGGTCAGAGAGAAAAGGAAGTATTTAACCGAATTTCCGACACCATTCCCAAAGCATATACTCAAGTGAGCAAGCTTGATATCGATCCTGGCTTCCTGAGGGATGTTCTGCTGCCTCAAGAAAAATACCATTGGCACTTTTGGCTAAAGCACTGTTGCTGTTGTATTTGGGGGAATGATTTATCTATAAAGTTTCCACGATATAAGCCCAGTAATGAAATAGCCCAAGCTCTTAATAGCGATTTATCGACTTTTCTTAAGCAAATGACCCTGAGTTTCAAAACAATGACAGATGCGGATGTTGTTAAGGTGATTGGCAAGAAGCTAGTTCGAGCGGCGTATTACTTTGTGGCTGAGAAAGACGGCAGTTGGTACACCAACTTGACCCTATGCGCTGCAGTCGCCAAGCGCTACTACCCAAATCAAAGCGACGATATTGAGCTAGCTTATCAATACGCTCTCGGAAATTTGATATCAAAAACAGAAGCTTTTGAATTGTATGAAAGGCTGAGCAAAGAGCTGACTCGAGAGTAA
- a CDS encoding ATP-binding protein, with product MNLKKRTLKNVSLKSRLLLAAAFWLGAMILAAGVGIPKLVNDYLVDDVKQQLSLTMDELTANIETSNGGSLVMAERLSDPRFNQPYSGIYWRAATQDQIIRSRSLWDKDLTIKRSPIHTSVKGPQDEKLIYIEQDIYLPELNEPVTITIGLDEDPLESTLHQLTSQVWLILMLLFVGVLLLIGIQVSWSLLPLSKMQRELAMLRKGEQQGLSDNYPKEVSPLVSDLNALLFHYQELLERARNHAGNLSHALKTPLSVLKNEIEMLPDNEKKLLQQPIHQIQSQIDYHLGRARMAGAMNILSVKSSPCERVEAIAMAFDKVYAANDVTMINELDSELEVAVEKTDLDEMVGNLLENSYKWASSIIRVHANELADGNIELVIEDDGKGIPEEKLAQVTKRGVRLDETTPGTGLGLNIVNEMAHSYRGSLTLGKSSMGGLKASLILKVSQAS from the coding sequence ATGAATCTAAAAAAAAGAACACTTAAAAACGTCAGTCTAAAAAGCCGCTTGCTCCTCGCCGCGGCTTTTTGGCTAGGTGCGATGATATTAGCGGCAGGCGTCGGAATACCTAAGTTGGTTAACGATTACTTGGTCGATGACGTTAAGCAGCAACTAAGCCTAACCATGGACGAGCTAACCGCCAATATTGAAACCAGTAATGGTGGCAGCCTAGTCATGGCTGAGCGTCTGTCTGACCCTAGGTTTAACCAACCCTACAGTGGTATTTATTGGCGAGCAGCTACCCAAGACCAGATCATTCGTTCTCGTTCTCTATGGGATAAAGATCTCACCATCAAGCGATCACCTATCCACACATCGGTCAAAGGGCCACAAGATGAGAAGCTGATTTACATTGAGCAAGACATCTACTTACCTGAACTAAATGAGCCCGTTACCATCACCATTGGTCTTGATGAAGATCCACTCGAATCGACACTTCATCAACTAACAAGCCAAGTTTGGCTTATTTTGATGTTGTTGTTTGTGGGTGTTCTTCTGCTGATCGGGATTCAAGTCAGTTGGTCACTACTGCCGCTGAGTAAAATGCAGCGTGAATTAGCTATGTTAAGAAAAGGCGAACAACAAGGGTTAAGCGACAATTACCCGAAAGAGGTTTCGCCATTAGTCTCTGACCTTAATGCCCTACTCTTCCATTACCAAGAATTGTTGGAACGAGCTCGTAACCACGCAGGTAACCTTTCTCACGCGTTAAAAACACCGCTATCTGTTCTGAAAAATGAAATAGAGATGCTTCCCGACAACGAGAAAAAACTCCTACAACAACCCATTCATCAGATTCAAAGCCAAATAGACTATCATCTTGGCCGTGCTCGTATGGCTGGCGCAATGAACATCCTTTCGGTGAAGTCATCACCTTGTGAACGTGTCGAAGCTATCGCGATGGCTTTTGATAAAGTCTACGCCGCTAACGACGTCACCATGATCAATGAGCTGGACTCTGAGCTTGAAGTGGCCGTAGAAAAAACCGACCTCGATGAGATGGTCGGAAACCTGCTTGAAAACAGCTACAAATGGGCGAGCAGTATTATTCGGGTACACGCTAACGAGCTTGCAGACGGTAATATTGAATTGGTCATTGAAGATGATGGAAAAGGCATTCCAGAAGAGAAACTCGCGCAAGTCACCAAGCGAGGCGTTCGACTTGACGAGACAACGCCAGGTACAGGTTTAGGGCTCAATATCGTGAACGAAATGGCCCACAGTTACCGAGGTAGTTTAACACTCGGCAAGAGCTCAATGGGTGGCTTGAAGGCATCTCTCATTCTGAAGGTTTCTCAAGCTTCTTAG
- a CDS encoding glycosyltransferase family 2 protein → MEPVSIIVITLNEEKRIGRLMEELSVQTHQEFEVIVVDSNSEDNTREVAQAYESALPNLTVHHMETRGVSLGRNTGASLAQYNRILFLDADVSLPRNFLAKALYELDEKKLEVAGVYMSSKGLPLVHKFGYGLFNAGLFATQFFFPTAIGACIFSTKRAHDEIGGFDEEIVLCEDCDYVKRASKTWRFRFLNMTFGFDPRRLDQDGVVKTGSTYLKANVRRFFKGEMRNNEMNYKFGHYKEQ, encoded by the coding sequence ATGGAACCGGTTAGCATTATCGTTATTACTTTAAACGAAGAGAAACGCATTGGACGCTTGATGGAAGAGTTGAGCGTGCAAACCCATCAGGAATTTGAAGTTATCGTTGTCGATTCAAACAGTGAAGATAACACAAGAGAAGTGGCGCAAGCCTATGAAAGCGCACTGCCAAACTTAACTGTTCACCACATGGAAACGCGTGGTGTGAGCTTGGGCAGAAATACGGGTGCTTCTTTGGCTCAGTACAACAGAATCCTTTTCTTGGATGCTGATGTGAGCTTACCTCGAAACTTCCTTGCGAAAGCACTTTATGAGTTGGACGAGAAGAAACTTGAAGTTGCAGGTGTATACATGAGCTCGAAAGGTTTGCCACTCGTGCACAAGTTTGGCTACGGGTTGTTTAACGCAGGGCTATTTGCTACTCAGTTCTTTTTCCCGACAGCAATTGGCGCGTGTATTTTTTCGACCAAGCGTGCACATGATGAAATCGGCGGCTTTGATGAAGAGATCGTACTGTGTGAAGACTGTGACTACGTGAAGCGTGCGAGTAAAACATGGCGATTCAGATTCCTTAATATGACCTTCGGTTTTGATCCTCGTCGGTTAGATCAAGACGGTGTTGTAAAGACGGGTTCAACTTACCTTAAAGCTAATGTAAGACGTTTCTTTAAGGGCGAAATGCGCAACAACGAGATGAACTATAAGTTTGGTCATTATAAAGAACAGTAA
- a CDS encoding response regulator transcription factor codes for MKILVVEDEPRLGQQIIETLEGADWVPELSQDGIDALYRATSEEWDVIVLDLGLPKLDGLTVLKGIRDENINTPVVILSARDTLTQRVEGLNAGADDYLTKPFEMVELIARIRAQLRRASGSAAPIQQIGDLSLDTRSSKVLWQGQAVSLTALEYKVVAYFMHNQNKVISRTELVEHIYKQDFDRDSNTVEVFIGRIRKKIAPKIIKTVRGLGYQLNAE; via the coding sequence ATGAAAATTTTAGTCGTTGAAGACGAACCTCGTTTAGGCCAACAAATTATTGAAACACTTGAGGGAGCAGACTGGGTACCAGAGCTTTCTCAAGATGGTATTGACGCACTCTACCGTGCAACATCAGAAGAATGGGACGTGATTGTTCTCGACCTAGGCTTACCAAAGCTAGACGGCTTAACCGTATTGAAAGGTATTCGAGACGAAAACATCAATACACCGGTCGTAATTTTGAGCGCTAGAGATACGCTGACTCAGCGTGTAGAAGGTTTGAATGCAGGCGCTGACGATTACCTAACTAAGCCATTTGAGATGGTAGAACTGATTGCTCGAATCCGCGCTCAGTTGCGCCGTGCATCTGGCAGTGCCGCTCCTATTCAACAAATTGGCGACCTAAGCCTAGACACGCGCAGTTCAAAAGTACTGTGGCAAGGTCAAGCTGTTAGCCTAACGGCTCTAGAATATAAAGTGGTTGCGTACTTCATGCATAACCAAAACAAGGTTATCTCACGTACGGAGTTGGTTGAGCACATCTACAAACAAGATTTCGACCGCGATTCAAACACGGTTGAAGTTTTCATCGGTCGTATTCGTAAGAAAATCGCACCAAAGATCATCAAAACCGTTCGTGGCCTTGGCTACCAACTGAATGCTGAATAA
- a CDS encoding MBL fold metallo-hydrolase, with product MDELKRNIILVAAYGLANIAYAQSPQMNTTIIGSGSPDYNPERVSVGVLITQGDTQILIDMGDGVKRNLEKQGTDGRKMDAILFTHHHLDHNADFSSVFTTALLGRGDFLVAGPKQTKEFVSNNISLYEQDLDYRLGKTQRSLDERMNHLTVRELKSGDSFNIDEIKVSTLSVPHTIESIAYRFDYRDQSVVVTGDLSSGPGMVEFAKGANCLIIDSGGMVMNNSRKKQRDKTIKSEGKNKTKDKTGKKKHAHLNIKESSQIAADAHINKLVYTHFVRGEIDKPASMGIIEKQYKGEVIFGSDLMSLDCGNTKAKQ from the coding sequence ATGGATGAACTGAAGCGAAATATAATTCTCGTTGCCGCATATGGCTTAGCCAATATAGCGTATGCGCAATCTCCCCAAATGAATACCACAATTATAGGTTCAGGCTCTCCGGATTATAATCCGGAACGAGTTAGTGTTGGTGTGTTGATCACTCAAGGGGATACTCAAATCTTGATTGATATGGGGGACGGCGTTAAACGTAATTTAGAAAAACAGGGTACCGACGGACGTAAGATGGACGCTATTCTTTTCACTCACCATCATTTGGATCACAACGCCGACTTTTCTTCTGTATTCACGACCGCATTACTTGGTCGTGGTGACTTTCTTGTTGCCGGCCCTAAACAAACAAAAGAATTTGTTAGCAATAACATTAGCTTATATGAACAAGACTTGGATTACCGCCTTGGTAAGACTCAACGTTCCCTAGACGAAAGAATGAATCACCTCACTGTCCGTGAGCTAAAAAGCGGTGACAGTTTTAATATTGATGAGATAAAAGTATCGACCCTTTCCGTGCCACATACCATCGAATCAATCGCATATCGATTTGATTATCGCGATCAATCTGTTGTGGTAACAGGAGACCTGAGTTCAGGCCCAGGAATGGTGGAGTTTGCCAAAGGAGCCAACTGTTTGATCATCGATTCAGGTGGCATGGTCATGAATAACAGTAGGAAAAAACAACGTGATAAAACAATAAAATCGGAAGGGAAGAACAAAACTAAAGATAAAACGGGCAAGAAAAAACATGCTCATTTAAATATAAAAGAATCCAGTCAAATAGCAGCAGATGCCCATATTAATAAACTTGTTTATACCCATTTTGTACGTGGTGAAATTGATAAACCTGCGAGCATGGGAATTATCGAGAAGCAATATAAGGGCGAAGTGATCTTCGGATCTGACCTTATGTCGTTAGATTGCGGAAACACAAAGGCTAAGCAATAA
- a CDS encoding NUDIX hydrolase: MDVHECVSFILLNESQVLLEKRSESKETDPGLITIPGGHIEHGENQVQTLFREIDEELNVVPIDYQYLCSLYHPTKELQLIHYFIVSDWEGDITAQEADDVKWYSLGSAPVGIAADGIALKEVGRVGLGMWC, encoded by the coding sequence ATGGATGTACATGAGTGTGTCTCTTTTATCTTGCTGAACGAATCACAAGTATTGCTAGAAAAGCGTAGTGAGTCTAAGGAAACGGATCCCGGCTTAATCACTATACCTGGCGGCCATATTGAACACGGTGAAAACCAGGTTCAGACACTATTTCGTGAGATCGATGAAGAGCTTAATGTTGTTCCGATTGATTACCAATACTTGTGTTCGCTTTACCATCCTACGAAGGAACTTCAGTTGATTCATTATTTTATCGTGAGTGACTGGGAAGGAGATATCACCGCTCAAGAGGCTGATGATGTTAAGTGGTATTCACTAGGTTCAGCTCCTGTTGGTATAGCAGCCGATGGTATTGCTTTGAAAGAAGTAGGGCGAGTAGGTTTAGGTATGTGGTGTTAA